Part of the Quercus lobata isolate SW786 chromosome 6, ValleyOak3.0 Primary Assembly, whole genome shotgun sequence genome, tcaatttttttttttcttgtctagTAACCCACGCCTAATGATTCTCCAATTTGCTTTTGGCTTAGGGATTATGGAGGTATATATAGAGAGAAATAGCTGAAGCTGAAGGAGACGAAGCTGTGAAGAAAGGGTGACGTGAAATTAGAATATTTATATGTTCCCCGCACGTTAACCAACTATCAGCTTTTTGACTACAATAGCCATGTCAAGAGAAAACTCAATTTTACATTACAACTAGTACCcgtttggattgcactgaaTCTGCGTTTACATTTTctggctttttttttattttttattttagttttcacaTGTTTTAGGGAGTAATGCGGCTactgtttatgcactgttcatgaacagtagccgcaaaggTTGACTTTTCCACGATGAACAGTGcacccgtgcactgttcacggacctacaaattccacttttcaataactttttcattaaaaatgggtcccatggcactattcacacatttaaaaattattttactacagtgttttcagtttcagcaaaaataagctcaatccaaacataCCCCTAATATTATGCTAACCTATGTGATGTACgccttaattaaaaaattatatgtaaataaatcaaaattatattaacattTAGATGAGAGTTTGAAACTTTAATAGTgcttttcttaaaataaattaagtattTTAATAGTAAGTCGCATGaggacaccaatcaatttttggtgtaggcaaggATTGAacccagatctcttatatagccatcagagactttaccaattaagctaactggaacccatcATGAACTTACAtgttatacatacatatatattaaattcctaaaaaaaaaaaaaaaaaacatacatataTTAAATCACTTTGCGCAATATGGTGTGCAGTGCATAAACTTTAATATAATTTACCATAATACATACATATGATATCTTACGTCTCTTTGAGACTTTTGGTGTAGAAAATATTCAAACCGTAatgtttttattagttttttttttctttcttttttttggagaatcgtttttattagttaaaatatattaagtatTAACATGTATCATACTTCAATTTCTATAATTCATAATCACAGTTAATATAATCtagtactttttaaaataaaatccaatttgacaaatctttttttgaataattggATAAAATGGGTTCAATCTTATCCTTGTCTATCCTCAATGAAATTGATCACATTTAATAACTACGTTAAATATCTTGTTTACAAACAAGTTGGTCTAGTAATAAGGATTTGGGCCAACATGCCTTAGACATGAGTTCTTGTTTAACAACACGTCGGATGGTCCAGTGGTAAAGGCTTAAGCCAGCATGTCTTAGGACATGGATTCAAGTTCCTCTATTAGTAGCGTGTAAGACTCATTATACCCTAGTTACAGGATGTTCATCTAGCTTATCAGTGATTGTGATACGAAATCTTATTCCTAAAGCGGTTAAAGTGCTACTAAGGTCACGTCTAGATAAGAAAGTCATACAGATCACTCCCTTATAACCATTTTTTGTTTacacaaagaaagaagataaaaatgCCTTGTTTAACTAGGCCTACATAAAAATATCACATATCTTTACTATCATAATCAACAACCTAAGGAGACGAAGAAATGAAGAAGACCAGAGGCCAAATAATTTGTACTTTAATTAAATAGGATTAAGAACATTGTGATTGTATTCACTGTTCATAGGTTTCATGTCTACTAGTCCCACTAATTTACCAACCGAGTATATATCGGATTGGTACATCCCCAAGTCTTAAGCCTTGGGGTTTAGGAGGTTCTAATATTTCTAATTCACAAAGTTATTAATACCGTTTCGGTTTGCCCAGTGGAACGGAATATTTTGGTACCGGCCGATTTCGGCATACTGTTTCAGGGTGTTTCGGggttcctaaaaaataatttatatatattcttgtagaacataaaattgtcaattctaataaataaataactaaatatcaaataatacaaatcaTTTAATCTTAACTCTTAAGTCTTAAACATCAACATAACATCAATTCAACATAACCTTAGTCTTAAGTCTTAAACATCAATTCAACATAACATCAATTCAACATACACTTAGTCTTAAGTCTTAAACATCAATTCAACATAACATCAATTCAACATAACATCAATTCAACATACACTTAGTCTTAAGTCTTAAGTCTTAAACAAATATAGTATcacacaataaaaacatttaagattaatttaacataatattcctactcctcctcctcatcatccATGAAAAATGGatcaaattcatcatcaaaagaactTCCACAAGAACTACTGGCACCCATTGGAAGATTTGTCAAGACATGTTCATTGTtgttgtcatcatcatcattgtcatcaacATCAATAGTTTCAAATTCAGCATCCTCTTCCACATTCACTTCATTAAGGCAATCCCAATTTATGTCATCTGGATTAAGAAGTGTAGGTTCTTCAGCCACCCAATCTCCCATTAAGTCAATGTTATCCAAGCTTATAGGATCCATTGCATATTTATTCCTTTGAATGTTCCTaccaatgaaaatattaaacattagtaacattttataaattataattatatgaaAGTACATTTTATTTACATATGAGTAACGATTATAAATTTACCTTTCTCGAAGCCTCAAATTATAATGGACAAAGACCAAATCATTTACTCGTTTATGTTCCAAtctatttctcttctttgagTGAACATACTCAAATGTGCTCCAATTTCTCTCACAACCGGTTGCACTACAACATTGACTTAGCACACGAATGGCAAATGATTGTAAGTCTGGAGCTCCAAGTCCAAACTGCTCCCACCATGAAactataataacaaataaaaatgtaaaataaacaTTGCTCATGTAATCTTACAATAACAACTATAAAGAATAAATAGACATATTGAAAGGAaatactattaaattattaatgtttacCTGGATTTAGTCTCTCTCGTTGGCGGATTGCTAGTGATGTGCCAAAgtcaccaattgattttttgtacTCATCAAGTTGTGAACTTATTTTGTCTTGAATGTCAGGATCGGGAACCAACCTCATTAGAGTGCTTAGCAACCCTCTTTGAACTTCATTTTGCCTTTTAAATGAAGGCCTAAAGTATATTGCAGGGTTAAGAAAGCAACCTGCTGCATGCAGAGGACTATGAAGTTGTTTGTCCCATCTAGTATCAATAACTCTAACATAATGTCCATACAAAGAAACTTTGTTCTTCaaccttctttttatttcctcTTTTGCTTTGTCCATTGCTTCATACAAATACCCCATAGCAGGTTTCTCATCCCCATCAACAAGACGAAGTACTCTAACTAAAGGCTCACTAACTTTCACTATGTGCTTGCATTGAGACCAAAACGCATAATCttccaaaacaattttacttatCTCCTTCCCAACGGCGGTCTTAGCATGAGGGCATGAAAGCCATTTATCACAAGTGAACATTTGTCTAAGCTCTTTTTTGAACCTTAGCATGCTTTGTAGACTTAAGAAGTTAGTGGCAAACCTTGTAATTGCAGGACGACATAACTCTCTTCCATTTGTAAAGTCTTGCCTCATCAAGTCTAAAACAACTCTATGGTTGTAAATGaactttgttatcttttttgcctttttaatTGCTTCATCAATAAGAGGGAACCACCTAGGATTAGCAATATTCTCCAACACCAAAACAAAGTACCATACTTCTGCTGTAATTTTTTTCCAGCTTTTTTATAGGCAGAAGCATTATCTGTAATCAATTGCACAATATATTCCACACCAATTTCTTGAACAACAGAATCAAATATATTAAACAAAGTTTCAGCATCCTTTGTAAGGCTTGAAGTGTCAATTGATTTTAAGAACATGGCTCCCCTTGGacaatacaccaaaaaattCACTATTGGTTGTTGCTTTTGATTTGTCCACCCATCAGACATCAGTGAACAGCCATATACTTTCCAATCATTTTTTATATCTaacaaaaaatcattaactTCATGGACAGCATTTTTCAAAAGGGGTCCCTTCAACTCATAAAAAGAAGGCCCCTTAAATCCCGGCCCAATAGCAGCAACAGAATCAATCATAGGTTGATAATAAGGTGACTAGATGCATAAAAGGGTACATTAGAATGATACCACCATCTTGCCACACTCATTTTTGCATTATCAATCATTGCTTTTGTAGCCAAAGCACTTCTTATAGAGGGTTGAGCACCGGGGGTTGTTCTAGGAGCAAAATAActcttaattttcttctttcctcttaTTTGACTCACATCATTGTCAACATCCTTTCCCCTAGATTTTCGTTTACCTAATGTTTGAGGGGGACTCTTTTCAACAACCCTAACCTCatcatcctcctcctcctcatcatccTCCTCATCAATATCATATGGGTTCCCAATTTCTAATTGAATCCTCTTTTTagtttgtttagattttttcaAGTCTTCAATCATTTGTTTCATTTGAAACCTAATATCAGATGAAGCCTTTTTACATGGTTCAACTTGACCCCTAATCCCAGCAAGATGATACTTAAGTCTAGTAATACCACCCCCTTTAATCAACTTATTACAATGCAAACATATAGTGTTATTTTTTGCATTAGGCACTGCACGAGCATGAGCCCAAGCGGGATCATCTGATCTTGCAGGGGCAGAGGCCACAGAAGCAGAGGAAGCACCTGCACGGGCATGAGCCCATGCGGGATCCCCTGAACTATGATGAGCCATAATTTACTGttcaatgaaatgaaatgaaattcaaTCAAATGCATGAACAGCCATATGTAGTTAATGAACAAATAAatcaagttaagaaaaaaactaaacatgGTTTTAAATGCTAATTTATGCAGTTTACCCAATTTATGCAGTTTACCCAATTTGTTCAATCACATAACTTAACAAACAAATCACATATCTAATATCTTAGTAAgttcttaaatcttaaccacaaaacaaatcataagaaaaaaaaaaataatgatttggCTGAACTGAAGCTCCAATCCGAGAGAGTGAGAGTAATATTTCTCATCCCCAATTTGTTCAATCACATATCTTAACCAACAAATCACATATCTAATATTTTAGTAACATTAAATCTTAAGTCTTAACCACAAAGCAAatcataaggaaaaaaaaaaaaaaaaaattggctgaAGCTGAACTGAAGGTTGAATCCGAGAGAGTAAGAGTAGAGAAAGAATACCTTGGCTGTTCAATCCGAGAGAGTGAAACTGTGAGAGAGTCAGAGACAGCTGAGCAACGGCAGTGAGGACGACGGCGGTGGGACGAGGACGACGGCAGTGAGGATTTGAGAGTGAAAGTGAGAGTGAAcgaatgaaagaagaaaagggtctGAGCTAGGTATTTACTCAAGTCCAAAACGGCGTCgtttggacctttttttttttttttttttaactcagaATCACGTACCGGCCGAAATTGGCTGGAACGGCTGAAACGGGCCGAAACACCCCGAAATCTGGCCCGAGGTGGAACGGGGGGGTTTCCGGTTCCGGTCTTCATGCCGGCACGAAAAATTCCGTCCGTTCGGCCGGAACGGAACGGAATTAATAACAATGCTAATTCAGCCCCcaacccccccccaaaaaaatccactaatttgttttgttaaaatggTTAgatgaagccaaaaaaaaaaaaaaaaacacacacacacacacacacacacaaacacaaacaatgtTCTCtggatagaattttttttattttatagaaaactATGATACAATTATTATCCTTTTTGAGTGATATTGATTGTAGGGATGAAGAGCCCAGATATAAGTATTGGGCCGTAGGCCGTGCCCGAGAACGTTAAGTAGCCTAAGGACAGATAGATACTAGCAAAGACATATAGATTAATGGGTCGTGGAAGAAGTCTGGTCATAATGAGTAGGAGACGTTGTCCGAGGAGAAATACCTCATCGGCTATGTCGAGTAAAGGTCAAAGGTCCAACCATCTATCAAGAACAGGGCAACAAGCAATCTTGCTTGGAAGGATAAACATCAGAGAGGGATGAGACaaaagagagttgagaaatatctgagaagaaagttgctaccaccgcattgaatgctctgcatcTAACcccctggccgcattaatgtgaaagtgatacctaaacagtaatttttagccttacagctaccaccaaagactttaggaaggtgctgatgggacatgTATCAAGAGGATtagaatctaacctacacgtgaaGGGCTGAGATGAAAGAAGGGGAGggaatataaaagaaaagagccCCATTACAAAGAGGATgatcaaaaaatataaagaaaaatcactGTATACTCAAGAACTGTAATTTTGTATAAGTCtcagagaaatatataagaatagaCCTTTCTCAGACTTGACCGAGGAGAACTTTTCTTGTTCAAAACTGCTTGCTTTATTCTTTCTAGTAATAACTAACCTATCGTGATCGTTGTCCACCTAACTCATTGAAAATTTagtttcaagcccactctctaacaaattcattgttttgggctatTTGGGCCATTGACTATCCATTTGAGCCTTGGGAGCAAATCTAGGCCTTACATTGATAATGCACAATCAATAAATGAAGTCTTTCCCATTAAACAAAATGAAGCCTTTTGCATATATATTAGAGTTTCATCTTATCCCCTTTaagtagggctgtccacgggttgGGTTTGGGCCTGACCTGGACTCAACTTGACTGGGTCAGGTTACCAAAAATGTGACCCACAACCGACCTGATATATGGGTTGGACCCGGCAGTTTAGGTCATCGGTTGAACGAGTCAAATTTGTCCGTTAGGCGGGTTTGGGCTTCGAATTGGGTCGCTCCTCACATGCCTCACTCTCAACACACACTTTCTCCAAAGCTCAACTGTGACCACTCATCCATCTCGGCAATAGCACTGCTCCAGCACCACCTCACGCACCAACGCAACGAAGCTCAACTCCGACCACCCAATCCGTCCTTTTCCTCCACTTAATGGTGAGTTTTCTCCATCTTTTCTTCCCACTCAACCTCACTGCCCTGCTCCACCACTGCATGTCTCCAATCCACCATTGCCAACATCCAAGCTACCCTCCTCCATGAGTTCTGATCCACATTTAAGCTACCCATCTACCCACATAACCCAATCCCCATTTTGGCAAACCCACACCCACCTTGCCAATCCACACCCACCATACACCCACACCCACCTTGGCCGATCCACATCCCGCATACCCACACCCACCAATCCATATCCAAGATGAAAAACCCATATCTcaaaatagaggaaaagatagatgaaaaaggaagaaaatactCCTAAGAGTCTTGAGACTAAGAAGTTGATCTGTGAGCATGAGAATGCTTAACCCATGGTTGAAAGTGAGGCGAAGCCATGAGTGTGGTGATGAGGCGGCTGTGGCAACAACTAGGGTTTGGAAAGGAGTGTGGATTGTGGAGGGTATGGAGTGAAGGATTAAGACTTGGGACTAGAAAGACTTAAGATTGAGAGTAGAGAGAACGAAGACTGAGATTGAGAGTGAGATTTTGATTTATGAGAGAGTGAGATACTGAGAACAGTGTTTGAGATGGGATTGAAGACTGAGGCTTGTGTGTGGAACTGTGAAAGACTGATTTCCATTTCAATTTTAGTCGTTCTGAACTGCaggtgatttgatttttactttGCTGATTTGATTTTTGCTTTTGCGTGTAAGATTCTAAATGCATGTAGTTCTCAATTTGACAGTGCTTTAGTCTTATCATCCTCAGTCTCACGTGCTCACCTCAAAAGAactgagatatatatatatatatatatatggtgtgGTTTGGATTGCACATCTGCGTCTGGCGttttgcttctctttttttttttttcaagccgCTTATGTTGACTTTCAGAgacaaaatttactgttcatgaacagtgtaTGCACTATTCacgtatttaaaaatattaaaaatgggtcacacaatactattcacacacttaaaaattattttgctacagtgttttcagttttcagtttcagcaaaaataagtttaatcCAAATGgacctattatatatatattttactctaAAACTTTCGGTCAGGTCGAGTTATATAGATTTTTAAACTCTTAACCTGCTACCCAAACCGAATATTCGGGTTTTCCTAGAGAAGAACTCGAACCTGACCGATCATGGGCTTCAGGTCGGTCGGTTTGGTCGGGTCCTAGACCCGTTGGACAACCCTACCTTTAAGGATGAAGAATGTTCCATTatcaattttctcttttatccCGGCTAATTTAGCCTCTTTTTCGTAATAAAGATAGTTGTcttacttctcaaaaaaaaaaaaaaaaaatttatccccTTTAAGAAGGACAAGTAATAACTTTGATATTTGATAATAACAATGAGGAGTgatatatttataacattttcacaatatttattataattttctaatttgaattcagAATGAAAATTACATTCTTGTGgagtagtaaaataaataaaatattatgtacATAGGATTTCTCttataaaaaagagaaatcctatatttataatatttttaagcaggttgttactagttgttattttTGGATCTAAAAAGTAATCTTAACAgtatgtttaaatttgaacaaaaaaacaactaaccaccaataatttgttatgaaaaagtAACCATATCCATGCGGGAAGGACCCGAGAATGTTAAATTGCTCACAAGGAGGTTAAGGCCTCATTTAGTATGCaagtttaaacacatgttttcagtttttaaataacattacacatattttcacatactttttaCCCCACGTATTTCTAAACACACGTACCAAACAGATCATAAATGGCACAGACGACGTATCGTCTgtctttttatcaaaaaaaaaaaaaacattgtcgGTCCCTCCACGTTTCCAACGCGGGAACTTCGCCACGTATGTCATAAGACGTTACACTCTCCGTTCCCCACCTTCCTCTCCAAAACTCAACTTCCCCAACTCCAACGACAACGCCAACCGCCGATTTAGCTTCTCTGtataatcattttatttcaaGCCCTTTCATGCTCAAATCATCCCTAATGAATCAGtaacaaacaaaacaccaacACAAAATTTAATCAATGGCTTCCTATTCCCACAGAACTCCTCTCTACCCGGAGGTGGCGATCCAATCAAACCCTAACCCTtattcctcctcctcctcctccaatCTTTACCCCTCATTCGATATGCGAGACCTCGCCGGTAACCTCTTCCCGGAACCCACAGTCGACCACCAAACTTCTTCCACGGCTCCGCCGAAGGCCATCGAAGAGGTCCTCATCAAGATCCCCGGCGCCATTCTCAACCTCATCGACAAGCACTACAGCGTCGAGCTCGCTTGCGGCGATCTCACCGTCGTCCGTCTCCGCCAGGACGATGACGTCGTCGCCGTCCTCGCCTGTGTCGCCGACGAGATCCAATGGCCTCTGGTGAAAGACGAAGCTGCCGTCAAGCTTGACCATTCGCATTACTTCTTCACCCTCCCCGCCTCGAAGCAACACGCCTCCGATTCCGACGACGACGATGATAAAGACTCTGATAACATGTTGAATTACGGATTGACGATCGCGTCCAAGGGGCAGGAAAAGCTTCTGAAAGACCTGGATTCGATTTTGCAGAATTACAGTAGCTTCTCGGAGCAGAGAGTTTCGGACAACGCGAAGAAGAAGGGGGAGGCGCTGGACGGTTCGATGGCGATGGAGACTTCACCGGCGGATTTGAAgtctgtgaagaagaaagagcGGATGGAGAAGCAGTGCGCCGCGTATTGGACTACGCTGGCGCCCAATGTGGAGGATTACAGTAGCACTACTGCGAAGATGATCGCGGCGGGTTCGGGAAAACTGATCCAGGGGATCTTGTGGTGCGGGGATGTCACGATAGAGAGCTTGAGGTTGGGGAATAATGTTATGAAGAAAAGGTTGAGTCCGGGTTCCAATTCCGAGATCAGTCCCCAAACCTTGAAGCGGATTAAAAGGTATGGGAATGAGTACAAATCAACAATAAACTGTGGTGGTTAATGAAATTCTTGTTTTGGTCTTTTTTATATTGGTTAAGGGCATGTTTTATGTAGAAATATATGTATGTTTGTGGTTGAAATGAAAATGGGAGCTATGTCACTGATAGGTGGTAAAGTTTTGAAATGGTTTAGTTGAAAATGGGAAAAGAAACTCAAATACTGTGATACTCTCTCTGGGTGTAGTTGCCAAGTcttgattaaaattttaaagattgTTTTTTTGGCTTTGATTGTTTATGTAGGGCTAAGAGGGTGACCAAAATGACAGAGAAAGTTGCAACTGGGGTCCTCTCTGGGGTTGTCAAAGTCTCTGGATTTATAACAGGCTCAGTGGCAAATTCAAAAGTGGGGAAGAAGTTTTTTGGCTACCTACCAGGGGAGATTGTGCTTGCTTCCCTAGATGGATTTAGTATGTTGATCATCTCAAACCCTTGcgttatatattataatatattagcatatatttcttttctgaATGGCTGTTTTTACTCTATCAAACAGCTTTTAATCCAAAAGTTCATAAATAGATGCATTATAAAATCTATGAAGTTAATGTGGGTTTGCTTCACCTTGCTTCCTATTTGATTACCACAAAATAGCAGAGTGGCACACATGATGTGTGTGGAAACTGGAAAGGGAAAATATTTATAACTGCAGGAAAGGGGCAATAGGGTGTTGAaggtagatttgagaaaaaagGAGGATGACAGGCCATTTAATTTCAATTCTAGAGGATTTAAATGTGTGTTCTGGTTTTTTATCTCCTCTTATGGTTCACGTGAATTGAGTGGATGGTACTGGTTTTTCGCCCTTCTGTTCATGGCTTGTCATTGCTTTGATAGACTTCATTAAATATTCTTGTCGTACTTTAGTTCCTGGCTGGAACTATGTTCTCACTGTGTTGCCAAAAAATATCTGTTTAATTGAATCAATCATCCATGAAGTAAGGTTGGTGGGATGGCTTTACATTGCTTTAAGGTGATGGGTTAATGTTAAATAGGATAGGGATATTCGTTGAATTGCATCGTACATGTATTAAGGTTGGTGGGTTGGCTTTTGATTGCTTAAAGGTGATGGGTAGTGTAGGAAAGGGGTTATAAGATGTTGTATGCATAAGAATGGTTTTGGACAGAAAACTATTAACCACCATCAGAGAAATTAAAGGTAAGAGCAGGTGTGAAGGTAGAATAGTAACCATCCAAACATGGTTGAGTAACCATTCCCCTCCCCTATCTACTCTCCTCCCATCTGGACTTCACTCTCCTCTCCctccacacacacaccaaaaaaaaaaaaaaaaaaacccaaaacgcTCATTATCCATTCTAATAAATTGTGAGACCTCTGAAAACTAGAATGAAAGCCAACAAGATCTTTGTGACTGTTTTGAGCCCTCAAATGAGGgtcatttcaaatttttgtcttcCCTCTCCCCCATCTAAAGATTATTGTTTTTCCCATCATTTTGTGTTACCAAGGATGAACTCCTTGGCAATCAATATGTAGCCAATGATTTTTTTCAGCAATGAGTTTTAAAGATTGGATTACAATGCTTCCATtggtactttttattttattatttttattgataatactTTTTCTGTGAGTTCAATTTTTTACATGTGTCTTCAGATTTCCTTTGTCGAACAGGTTTAATATATTTTACTGTTTCATTATATTAGATGGTTTTTATCATTCTGTGCAAGTATGGTTTGGAAAACAATATATTAAACACTGGCAAAGAACAGAGCACATGTCACATGCACACTTCTTAATTATTTTCATCAACACCAATTTCAAATAATTCTGTTAAAGTTTGGGTAAATTTTACTTTTGACCCTTGAAATATGGGGTAAGTTTGATTTTGGTCACTTAATTCTCAAATATTTGAAAAGGAACTATTTAGtccttttaattaatttttcatccatTTTTTGTTAGCATGGCTAACAGTATGCTGAATAGATAATGACATAGCTATAGGTATACTTTTGGTCTGTGAAACATGAGATCAGTTCAATTTTGGTCAAATATTTTTTGACAAGGTcactcaaatatatatatatatttttttggtcaaaaggaAATTATATTAAAACTAACTGGAAAAACCAGAGCCAGGACAAAGCTTGTTACAGAAAACACCCAAGGAGTCAGCCTCAATCAAAGGGATCAGCTCTTGAGGGGGGAAAGAATGAACAGAAAAAACCAAAGATTGAGCCAGACCAAACTTAGCTAACCGATCCGCACATTTGTTGGCTTCCCGGAAAATATGCTCAACACAAACCTGAGGGAATTGATCGATTAAGAGCTTGCAATCATCCATCAGGGGAGAAATCATAGTATTGCAGTATGAAGACTTATTTAGAACGTCCACCAgtgactttgcatcaagttcaATCACAACAGCACCAATGTTCAGATGATGGCAAAGCTGGAGACCATCCCGGAGAGCCCAAATTTCAGCCACAAAGCTGTCAACTCTTCCAATCTTCCTTGAAAAACCCATCACCCAATTGCCACGGTCATCCCTTATCAAACCACCACCAGCTGCATTACCTGCCGAGCCATT contains:
- the LOC115950453 gene encoding uncharacterized protein LOC115950453, which gives rise to MFTCDKWLSCPHAKTAVGKEISKIVLEDYAFWSQCKHIVKVSEPLVRVLRLVDGDEKPAMGYLYEAMDKAKEEIKRRLKNKVSLYGHYVRVIDTRWDKQLHSPLHAAGCFLNPAIYFRPSFKRQNEVQRGLLSTLMRLVPDPDIQDKISSQLDEYKKSIGDFGTSLAIRQRERLNPVSWWEQFGLGAPDLQSFAIRVLSQCCSATGCERNWSTFEYVHSKKRNRLEHKRVNDLVFVHYNLRLRERNIQRNKYAMDPISLDNIDLMGDWVAEEPTLLNPDDINWDCLNEVNVEEDAEFETIDVDDNDDDDNNNEHVLTNLPMGASSSCGSSFDDEFDPFFMDDEEEE
- the LOC115994504 gene encoding protein EARLY-RESPONSIVE TO DEHYDRATION 7, chloroplastic-like, whose protein sequence is MASYSHRTPLYPEVAIQSNPNPYSSSSSSNLYPSFDMRDLAGNLFPEPTVDHQTSSTAPPKAIEEVLIKIPGAILNLIDKHYSVELACGDLTVVRLRQDDDVVAVLACVADEIQWPLVKDEAAVKLDHSHYFFTLPASKQHASDSDDDDDKDSDNMLNYGLTIASKGQEKLLKDLDSILQNYSSFSEQRVSDNAKKKGEALDGSMAMETSPADLKSVKKKERMEKQCAAYWTTLAPNVEDYSSTTAKMIAAGSGKLIQGILWCGDVTIESLRLGNNVMKKRLSPGSNSEISPQTLKRIKRAKRVTKMTEKVATGVLSGVVKVSGFITGSVANSKVGKKFFGYLPGEIVLASLDGFSKVCDAVEVAGRNVMSKSSSVTTELVSHRYGEQAGHATSEGLDAAGHAIGTGWAAFKIRKAFNPKSVLKPTTLAKTAAKAAAADRKAKISK